A genome region from Paracholeplasma morum includes the following:
- the pflB gene encoding formate C-acetyltransferase: MNNWNGFKGDSWTGSVNVRDFIVDNYEEYLGDESFLVGPTEASTKLNDLFIDLLRQEKENGGVLECDTDVVASITSHGPGYLDKSLEKIVGLQTDKPLKRGFHPYGGIQVAVKAAEAYGYHVSDDLQHVFTHYRKTHNQGVFDVYNKEIRAVRSSGVVTGLPDAYGRGRIIGDYRRVALYGIDFLVEEKIKEKDSYHYPMTEKTIRAIEETTEQINSLLRLKELAAAYGFDISKPATTAQEAIQWLYFGYLGAVKEQNGAAMSLGRTATFLDIYIERDIKNGLITEEEAQELVDHFILKLRMVRFARTPEYNELFTGDPTWVTEVLAGMCNDGRSFVTKTSYRYLQTLYNLGTSAEPNLTILWSERLPENFKRFAAKVSIDTSSIQYENDEVMRPEHTDDYAIACCVSPMAIGKEMQFFGARANVAKALLYSLNGGKDEISGKQVGPKKDVVKAEVLDFDTVMKNYDETLEWLAEVYVNTLNIIHYMHDKYAYEAFEMALHDKEVVRNFATGMAGLSVVADSLSAIKYAKVKPVYDNETGLIVDFETEGEFPCYGNNDDRVDSIAVDLVNRFMAKIRKHHTYRDSVPTMSVLTITSNVVYGKKTGNTPDGRRKGTPFAPGANPMHGRDTSGALKSLLSVAKIPCESCQDGISNTFTIVPQALGKEDTLMFENAMCSDIKSENLVSILDGYFTSGGYHLNVNVLLREKLIEAMNNPHLYPNLTIRVSGYAVNFSLLTQEQKLDVIARTFHESI, encoded by the coding sequence ATGAATAATTGGAATGGTTTTAAAGGAGACTCATGGACTGGGTCTGTAAATGTGCGCGATTTTATCGTTGATAACTATGAAGAATACCTAGGGGATGAATCATTTTTAGTTGGACCTACGGAAGCTTCTACAAAGTTAAATGATTTATTTATTGACTTATTACGTCAAGAAAAAGAAAATGGTGGGGTTCTAGAATGCGATACTGATGTGGTTGCATCAATCACTTCACATGGACCTGGTTATCTTGATAAGAGTTTAGAAAAAATTGTTGGGTTGCAAACAGATAAACCACTTAAAAGAGGATTCCATCCATATGGTGGTATTCAAGTAGCAGTTAAAGCTGCTGAAGCTTATGGATATCATGTTAGTGATGATCTACAACATGTATTCACTCACTATAGAAAGACTCATAACCAAGGGGTATTCGATGTTTATAACAAAGAAATCAGAGCGGTTAGAAGTTCAGGAGTTGTAACAGGCTTACCTGATGCTTATGGTAGAGGAAGAATCATTGGTGACTATAGAAGAGTAGCTTTATATGGTATTGACTTCTTAGTTGAAGAAAAAATCAAAGAAAAAGACTCTTATCATTATCCAATGACTGAGAAGACTATTCGTGCTATTGAAGAAACCACGGAACAAATCAATTCACTATTACGTTTGAAAGAACTTGCTGCAGCTTATGGTTTTGACATTTCTAAACCAGCTACAACTGCTCAAGAAGCGATCCAATGGTTATACTTTGGATACCTAGGCGCTGTTAAAGAACAAAACGGTGCGGCAATGTCTTTAGGTAGAACAGCTACTTTCTTAGACATTTATATCGAAAGAGACATCAAGAACGGTTTAATTACTGAAGAAGAAGCTCAAGAATTAGTTGACCACTTTATTTTAAAACTAAGAATGGTTCGTTTTGCAAGAACACCAGAATATAATGAATTATTTACAGGAGACCCAACATGGGTTACTGAAGTATTAGCAGGTATGTGTAATGATGGAAGAAGCTTTGTCACAAAGACTTCATACAGATACTTACAAACCCTTTATAACCTAGGGACATCTGCTGAACCAAACCTAACCATCCTTTGGAGTGAAAGATTACCAGAAAACTTTAAACGTTTTGCTGCTAAGGTTTCAATTGACACATCTTCAATTCAATATGAAAATGATGAAGTAATGAGACCAGAACACACAGATGACTATGCAATCGCATGTTGTGTATCTCCAATGGCTATTGGTAAAGAAATGCAATTCTTCGGTGCAAGAGCTAACGTTGCTAAAGCATTACTATACTCATTAAACGGTGGTAAAGACGAAATTTCAGGCAAACAAGTCGGACCTAAAAAAGACGTCGTTAAAGCTGAAGTATTAGATTTTGATACAGTAATGAAAAACTATGATGAAACCTTAGAATGGTTAGCTGAAGTTTATGTTAATACACTAAATATCATCCACTATATGCATGATAAATATGCTTATGAAGCATTCGAAATGGCTTTACACGATAAAGAAGTTGTAAGAAACTTTGCAACCGGTATGGCTGGTTTATCTGTAGTAGCTGACTCATTATCTGCAATCAAGTATGCGAAAGTTAAACCAGTTTACGATAACGAAACAGGTTTAATCGTTGATTTTGAAACTGAAGGTGAATTCCCATGCTATGGTAATAACGACGACAGAGTTGACTCAATCGCTGTTGATCTAGTTAACCGTTTCATGGCTAAGATTAGAAAACACCACACTTACCGTGATTCAGTACCTACAATGAGCGTTCTAACCATTACTTCTAACGTAGTATATGGTAAGAAGACAGGTAATACACCTGATGGTAGAAGAAAAGGTACACCATTTGCACCAGGCGCTAACCCAATGCACGGCAGAGACACTTCAGGGGCACTAAAATCCTTACTAAGTGTTGCTAAGATTCCATGTGAATCTTGTCAAGATGGTATTTCAAATACATTCACCATCGTGCCTCAAGCCTTAGGTAAAGAGGACACATTAATGTTTGAAAACGCAATGTGTTCAGATATTAAATCAGAAAACCTAGTTTCAATTCTTGATGGGTATTTCACAAGCGGCGGGTACCATTTAAACGTAAACGTCTTACTTAGAGAAAAACTAATCGAAGCAATGAACAATCCACACCTATACCCTAACTTAACCATTAGAGTATCTGGATATGCTGTAAACTTCAGCTTGCTAACTCAAGAACAAAAACTAGATGTTATCGCAAGAACATTCCATGAATCCATCTAA
- a CDS encoding NAD(P)/FAD-dependent oxidoreductase, with the protein MLDTIIIGSGPAGLYAATLAGMHNLKACILESAYEYGGTLNLYKEKMVYDMPGYTKISAGELIENLFNQYRQYENEIPLYLNEKAISIERIEGGYILKTTKTTYKTKTILLANGGGVFEPRLLDLENALGKTNIYYNVKSVSDFKNQDLVVLGGGDSSVDWALTLNEVANSVTLIHRRNEFRAHERNVIKIKETGTVLTPYVPTDVIGYDKVEYLVIENTETKEQKEIKLDALFVFYGSQASKNTFEDWGLSYQNKLITVKSDMQTSLDNIYAVGNGVTYPGKRKMISTALGEAATAICAITQVLYPDKTLTHKH; encoded by the coding sequence ATGTTAGATACAATCATCATTGGTTCAGGTCCTGCTGGCCTATATGCCGCCACATTAGCCGGCATGCATAACTTAAAAGCTTGTATATTAGAATCCGCCTATGAGTATGGTGGCACTTTAAACTTATACAAAGAAAAAATGGTCTATGATATGCCAGGGTATACGAAGATTAGTGCTGGGGAATTGATTGAGAACTTATTCAATCAATACCGACAATATGAAAATGAAATTCCTTTATACTTAAATGAAAAAGCCATTTCTATTGAACGTATCGAAGGTGGTTACATACTCAAAACAACTAAAACTACTTATAAAACAAAAACCATATTGCTTGCTAACGGAGGCGGCGTATTTGAACCTAGATTACTAGATTTAGAAAATGCGTTAGGAAAGACAAACATCTACTATAATGTCAAATCTGTTAGTGATTTTAAGAATCAAGACTTAGTGGTTCTTGGTGGCGGTGATTCAAGCGTTGACTGGGCACTTACCCTAAACGAAGTTGCTAATAGCGTCACGCTCATTCATAGACGTAATGAGTTTAGAGCTCATGAACGTAACGTCATTAAAATTAAAGAAACCGGTACTGTATTAACCCCATATGTCCCAACCGATGTAATCGGGTATGATAAAGTCGAGTACTTAGTGATTGAAAACACAGAAACCAAAGAACAAAAAGAGATTAAGCTAGACGCCTTATTCGTCTTTTACGGTTCGCAAGCCTCTAAAAACACTTTTGAGGATTGGGGATTATCTTATCAAAACAAATTGATCACTGTCAAAAGTGATATGCAAACTAGCTTAGATAACATCTATGCAGTTGGTAATGGCGTTACCTATCCAGGTAAGCGTAAGATGATTTCTACAGCATTAGGTGAAGCTGCAACCGCAATTTGTGCTATCACTCAAGTTTTATATCCAGATAAAACCTTGACACATAAGCACTAG
- a CDS encoding VanZ family protein, translated as MRNKRYIWIFLGLLCNLIIFGHSMMNASTSSTESNFIVDFLSKVLGVINIHIDKGTLSFLVRKTAHFSIFAISATIWFQMYKTLKMKPFTYFSIIHGLITAITDETIQGFSVGRSKELRDVIIDVYGVFVGCLAILLIDYRRGEDTH; from the coding sequence ATGAGGAATAAAAGATATATTTGGATTTTCTTAGGTCTGTTATGTAACTTAATCATATTCGGACATTCAATGATGAATGCATCTACCTCAAGTACGGAAAGTAACTTCATTGTTGATTTTCTGAGTAAGGTTTTAGGTGTCATTAATATCCATATTGATAAGGGGACTTTGAGTTTTCTAGTAAGAAAAACAGCGCATTTTAGTATATTTGCGATCTCAGCAACTATCTGGTTTCAGATGTATAAAACACTAAAAATGAAACCGTTTACATACTTTTCGATCATTCATGGATTAATTACGGCAATTACAGACGAAACCATTCAAGGATTTAGTGTTGGAAGGTCAAAAGAATTACGAGATGTCATCATTGACGTGTATGGGGTTTTCGTTGGTTGTTTGGCTATTTTGCTCATAGATTATCGTAGAGGAGAAGATACGCATTAA
- a CDS encoding Ldh family oxidoreductase has protein sequence MRNNRVTTEEIRRFMELAFLKVGLDEEDSKVCADVIVESDIRGIPSHGINRFKPFYIDRIINHIQSPETKIEVLRDTPTTAVLDGHNGMGMVVSKRAMEMAITKAKQLGIGMVTVRNSTHYGIAGYYATMATKEGLIGITGTNARPAIAPTFGVSNMLGTNPLTFGMPSDEPFPFVLDCATSVIQRGRIEYYAKNHKNTPEGLVIDREGNSLTDSEKILEMLVKNEAALAPLGGIGEEHAGYKGYGYATVVEILSSALQSGAFLHMLSGITEEGKPKPIPVGHFFIAINPEFFMGLDAFKTTTGNILRSLRDSTLAKNQTRIYTAGEKEYLASQTVLKEGILVTDAIKKDLFEVRDKLNIDFRFGFENEE, from the coding sequence ATGAGAAATAACAGAGTAACGACAGAAGAGATTAGACGCTTTATGGAGTTGGCTTTTTTAAAAGTTGGCTTAGATGAAGAAGATTCAAAAGTTTGTGCAGATGTAATTGTCGAAAGCGACATCAGAGGCATTCCGTCTCATGGGATTAACCGGTTTAAACCTTTTTATATTGATCGAATTATCAACCACATTCAAAGTCCTGAAACTAAAATAGAAGTTTTAAGAGATACACCAACCACAGCCGTATTAGATGGCCATAACGGAATGGGGATGGTTGTTTCAAAAAGAGCCATGGAAATGGCCATCACCAAAGCGAAGCAATTAGGCATAGGAATGGTTACAGTTAGAAATTCTACCCATTATGGTATTGCAGGTTATTACGCCACTATGGCTACCAAAGAAGGCCTTATAGGGATTACTGGCACTAACGCTAGACCAGCGATAGCGCCTACGTTTGGTGTTTCAAATATGTTGGGGACAAATCCACTTACGTTTGGCATGCCTTCTGACGAACCATTTCCTTTTGTTTTAGACTGTGCAACCTCGGTCATTCAAAGAGGAAGAATTGAATATTATGCAAAAAATCATAAAAATACCCCAGAAGGATTAGTCATTGATAGAGAGGGTAATAGCCTTACAGATAGTGAGAAAATCCTTGAAATGCTTGTAAAGAATGAAGCGGCTCTCGCGCCACTTGGTGGCATAGGTGAAGAACATGCCGGATATAAAGGTTATGGGTACGCGACCGTAGTAGAAATACTATCTAGTGCCCTACAAAGTGGCGCATTCTTACATATGCTTTCAGGCATTACTGAAGAGGGGAAACCAAAACCAATCCCTGTTGGACATTTCTTTATTGCGATTAACCCAGAGTTCTTCATGGGATTAGACGCATTTAAGACTACAACAGGCAATATACTTAGATCTCTAAGAGATTCTACACTCGCAAAAAATCAAACGCGAATTTATACTGCTGGAGAAAAAGAGTACCTAGCTTCACAAACAGTACTCAAAGAAGGTATTTTAGTAACAGATGCTATAAAAAAAGATTTGTTTGAAGTGAGAGATAAATTAAACATCGACTTTAGGTTTGGATTTGAAAATGAGGAATAA
- a CDS encoding inositol monophosphatase family protein, whose amino-acid sequence MNNMYTKELNLLKEVLPKLYQDTLKQTKDIKFKGPEDMVTSSDLYIESNLIKAILEVFPKDTFLSEEFHSKAELKNRTWIIDPIDGTSNYGVSLNLFVMQVALYDRDDIALSVIYYPSEEKLYYAIKGQGAYLNDKRYYVDSLFERQNDMLSMVGYTIRSTEKKYYTILLNHAIDKHFKLRMLGSIGLELMYVSTGVFTVFYSNIKNLWDLAPGVLLAKEAQAFLFNEKGLEYQLGDSHLFITKTNKLKNEILEVISK is encoded by the coding sequence ATGAATAACATGTATACTAAAGAACTCAACCTACTTAAAGAAGTCTTACCCAAACTCTATCAAGATACGCTCAAACAAACCAAAGACATCAAGTTTAAAGGTCCAGAAGATATGGTCACATCTTCTGACCTATATATTGAATCAAATCTCATAAAAGCAATTCTTGAGGTATTCCCAAAAGATACCTTTTTAAGTGAAGAATTTCATAGTAAAGCAGAACTTAAGAATCGAACCTGGATTATTGATCCGATTGATGGAACCAGCAATTATGGGGTATCTTTAAATCTGTTTGTGATGCAAGTGGCCCTTTATGATCGGGATGATATTGCACTGAGCGTTATCTACTACCCTAGTGAAGAAAAGTTATACTATGCGATTAAAGGTCAGGGCGCTTACTTAAATGACAAAAGGTATTATGTAGATAGTCTTTTTGAAAGACAAAATGATATGTTATCGATGGTTGGTTACACAATTAGAAGTACGGAAAAGAAGTATTATACGATTCTACTAAATCATGCGATTGATAAACACTTTAAACTGCGAATGTTAGGTAGTATTGGGTTAGAACTAATGTATGTATCAACAGGTGTATTTACGGTTTTCTATTCGAATATCAAGAATCTTTGGGATTTAGCACCAGGCGTATTACTTGCTAAAGAAGCTCAAGCCTTTTTGTTTAATGAAAAAGGATTAGAGTATCAACTTGGAGATTCTCATTTGTTTATAACTAAGACTAATAAATTAAAAAACGAAATACTCGAAGTCATTAGCAAATAA
- a CDS encoding DUF2130 domain-containing protein gives MNQIKCPHCGKEFTIDESSYLDIVKQIKDKEYQKDLHERLEALKIASEKDIELAKNKVKSELSETLSRKEMELSNLKQKLELVDNEKKMAVMSAESSLKEKLSNQEKTILELKALLENQAKTKELEAQALLYSKEQELINLKNKIELEQKQAELEKNSLRLSYDEKLKQKDETIAFYKDFKAKQSTKMIGESLEQHCENEFNRLRSLAFPKATFGKDNDAQSGSKGDYIYREYDDEGIEIISIMFEMKNEADETATKKKNEHFLKELDKDRTEKKCEYAVLVSLLEGDSDLYNNGIVDMSHLYAKMYVIRPQFFIPIITLLRNASMNALKYKQEAALMRKQNIDITTFEEDLDKFKEAFSRNYELASRKFSDAIKGIDNTISQLQKTKEALLSSENNLRLANDKAENLTVKKLVRNNPTMKEKFDALKDE, from the coding sequence ATGAACCAAATTAAGTGTCCCCACTGTGGAAAAGAGTTTACGATTGACGAGTCTAGCTACTTAGATATTGTTAAACAAATCAAAGACAAAGAATATCAAAAAGATCTACATGAACGACTTGAAGCGTTGAAAATCGCATCAGAAAAAGACATTGAACTTGCGAAAAACAAGGTTAAGTCAGAATTGAGTGAAACGTTATCTCGTAAGGAAATGGAACTATCTAATCTCAAGCAAAAACTTGAATTGGTTGATAATGAGAAAAAGATGGCGGTTATGTCTGCAGAGTCTTCTTTAAAAGAAAAGCTTTCCAATCAAGAGAAAACCATTTTAGAACTTAAGGCTTTGTTAGAAAATCAAGCCAAGACTAAAGAGTTAGAAGCTCAAGCATTGTTATATTCGAAAGAACAAGAACTGATTAATCTCAAAAACAAAATCGAACTTGAACAAAAACAAGCAGAACTTGAGAAAAACTCACTTAGATTAAGCTATGATGAGAAACTCAAACAAAAAGATGAAACGATTGCTTTTTATAAAGATTTTAAAGCCAAACAATCCACTAAGATGATTGGTGAATCCCTTGAACAACACTGTGAGAATGAGTTTAATCGCTTAAGATCACTTGCATTTCCTAAGGCAACCTTTGGCAAAGACAACGATGCCCAATCAGGCTCTAAAGGGGATTATATTTACCGTGAGTACGATGATGAAGGCATTGAAATTATCTCTATTATGTTTGAGATGAAAAACGAAGCCGATGAAACTGCAACCAAGAAGAAAAACGAACACTTCTTAAAAGAACTTGATAAAGATAGAACCGAAAAGAAATGTGAGTATGCTGTATTGGTATCCCTACTAGAAGGGGATTCTGACTTATATAATAACGGCATTGTTGATATGTCACATTTATACGCTAAAATGTATGTGATTAGACCACAGTTCTTCATCCCGATTATTACATTACTTAGAAATGCATCGATGAATGCGTTGAAATATAAACAAGAAGCGGCTTTGATGAGAAAACAAAACATTGATATCACTACCTTTGAAGAAGACTTAGATAAATTCAAAGAAGCATTCTCTAGAAACTACGAACTCGCAAGTAGAAAATTCAGTGATGCGATAAAAGGTATTGATAATACAATCAGCCAACTTCAAAAGACCAAAGAAGCCTTGTTATCTAGTGAAAATAACTTAAGACTAGCAAATGATAAGGCAGAAAATCTAACCGTTAAAAAACTCGTTAGAAACAACCCTACAATGAAAGAAAAGTTTGATGCTTTGAAAGATGAATAA
- the glf gene encoding UDP-galactopyranose mutase, whose amino-acid sequence MLYDYLIVGAGLYGSIVAYEAAKRGKKVLVIEKRSHIAGNIYTEKQEGINVHKYGAHIFHTSNKEVWEYMNQFSTFKPFINSPLAVYKDKVYNLPFNMNTFYQLWGTKTPDEAKAMINSQIKQYHKQDPANLEEQAINLVGIEIYETLIKGYTEKQWGRPCTSLPAFIIKRLPVRFTYDNNYFNDLYQGIPEGGYTTIIEKMLENVEVKLSTDYYENRAYFDSIAKKVVYTGPIDQFFDYALGVLGYRSLRFETETLDSENYQGNAVINYTDVSVPYTRIIEHKHFDSAKSNKTIITKEYPENWELSKEAFYPINDEINNGILASYNELKKHYPNHYFGGRLADYKYYDMHIVVENALKFVKDEFD is encoded by the coding sequence ATGTTATATGATTATCTAATTGTTGGAGCCGGTCTTTATGGGTCCATTGTTGCATATGAAGCAGCAAAAAGAGGAAAAAAAGTATTGGTGATTGAGAAAAGATCACACATTGCAGGAAATATATATACAGAAAAACAAGAAGGCATAAATGTCCATAAATATGGTGCACATATTTTCCACACTTCTAATAAAGAGGTATGGGAATATATGAATCAGTTTTCCACATTCAAACCCTTCATTAATTCGCCATTAGCGGTCTATAAAGATAAGGTATATAATTTACCTTTCAACATGAATACCTTTTACCAATTATGGGGGACAAAAACACCCGATGAAGCCAAAGCTATGATCAACTCTCAAATTAAACAATACCACAAACAGGATCCTGCTAATTTAGAAGAACAAGCGATCAACTTGGTTGGTATTGAGATTTATGAAACCTTAATCAAAGGGTATACAGAAAAACAATGGGGAAGACCTTGTACTTCATTACCTGCATTCATCATCAAAAGATTACCAGTGAGATTTACCTATGACAATAACTATTTCAATGATCTTTACCAAGGTATTCCTGAAGGGGGATACACAACCATCATTGAGAAAATGTTGGAAAATGTTGAGGTTAAACTCTCAACAGATTATTATGAGAATCGAGCCTATTTCGACTCGATTGCAAAAAAAGTGGTTTACACAGGTCCAATCGACCAGTTCTTTGATTATGCTTTAGGGGTGCTAGGTTATCGTTCACTAAGGTTTGAGACAGAAACTCTTGATAGTGAAAACTACCAAGGCAATGCTGTTATTAACTATACCGATGTGTCAGTGCCTTATACAAGAATTATTGAACATAAACACTTTGATTCTGCAAAATCGAATAAGACGATAATTACCAAAGAATATCCAGAAAACTGGGAACTTAGTAAAGAAGCATTTTATCCGATTAACGATGAGATAAATAACGGAATATTAGCCTCTTATAATGAACTTAAGAAGCATTATCCGAACCATTATTTTGGAGGCAGATTAGCAGATTATAAGTACTATGACATGCATATTGTTGTTGAAAATGCTTTAAAATTCGTTAAAGATGAGTTTGATTAA
- a CDS encoding glycosyltransferase family 2 protein: protein MKLITFVVPSYNSQDYLHTAVESLLVIKDDCEIIIVNDGSTDKTLEIATMYEKYYPNTVKVIDKPNGGHGSGVNAGLKNATGLYFKVVDSDDWLDKSSLLKFVEQLKIHHHNQINIDLYITNFVYEHVEDNTQFVRDYSENFKENVVFNWDKLKKKFKYSKTLLMHALVFRTALLREIGLELPEHTFYVDNIVAYLPLPFVKNVFYMNIPLYRYFIGRADQSVTLNNISRRYKQQIRVYEVIYSAYSYSQISKLPKGLRSYFKHYLSSIMIITQMFTISGKEKERKQDLKQLWKKIKKDDLRLYRFLRYRSNNTLVNFLPWRIRRFVMIKGYLYLAKKVKLG from the coding sequence ATGAAGCTTATTACATTTGTCGTACCATCCTATAACTCACAGGATTATTTACATACTGCCGTTGAGTCCTTACTGGTCATAAAAGACGACTGTGAAATCATTATTGTTAATGATGGTTCGACTGACAAAACACTTGAAATAGCCACTATGTATGAAAAGTATTATCCAAACACTGTTAAAGTGATCGATAAACCTAATGGTGGCCATGGATCTGGCGTAAATGCTGGATTAAAAAATGCAACAGGACTATATTTTAAGGTGGTGGATTCAGATGACTGGTTAGATAAGTCATCCCTCCTAAAGTTTGTAGAACAACTCAAAATCCACCACCATAACCAAATAAATATAGATTTATACATTACCAATTTCGTCTATGAACATGTTGAGGATAACACTCAATTTGTCAGAGACTACAGCGAAAACTTCAAAGAAAATGTTGTTTTCAATTGGGATAAGTTGAAAAAGAAATTCAAATACTCTAAAACACTGTTAATGCACGCATTGGTGTTTAGAACAGCCCTTTTAAGAGAGATTGGGCTCGAATTACCGGAACATACTTTCTATGTAGATAATATAGTGGCTTATTTGCCATTACCTTTTGTGAAAAATGTATTCTACATGAATATTCCGCTTTATAGATATTTTATTGGGAGAGCTGACCAATCGGTTACATTAAATAACATATCCAGACGTTATAAACAACAAATCAGAGTTTATGAAGTCATTTATTCTGCCTATTCGTACAGTCAAATTAGTAAATTACCAAAAGGACTACGAAGTTATTTCAAACATTACTTATCATCCATCATGATTATTACGCAAATGTTTACGATATCAGGTAAAGAAAAAGAAAGAAAACAAGACTTGAAACAACTCTGGAAAAAAATTAAGAAAGATGATTTAAGACTATATAGGTTCCTCAGATATCGTTCAAACAATACTCTTGTCAACTTTTTACCTTGGCGAATTAGACGATTTGTAATGATAAAAGGGTACTTGTATTTAGCAAAGAAAGTCAAATTAGGATAA